The Edaphobacter flagellatus sequence ATTTGCCGCGCGGCAGCGCATCTTCAGGATCGGCGAGGCGGGCAACCGCGCGTACATTCTGATGTCGGGCAAGGTGCGCGTGACGACCGTCGATGAAGACCAGCAGGAGGTGCTGATCGAGGAGCCGGCGCATGGCGGCTTCTTCGGTTTTGCGTCGATGCTCGACGAGACGCCGCACCAATCGAACGCGATGGCGATGGAGGAGACGGTGTGTGTGGAGCTGGATCGTCACGATATCGCCGAGCTGTTGAAGCGGAAGCCGATGGCCGGGCTCGACATGCTGACGATGCTGGGCAGGCAGTTCCATGCCTCGCAGCGGCTGATTCAGCTACGCGCCAGCCGCAACCCAAACCAGGTGATCGAAGATGAGACGACGTTCGGCGACCACATCGCCGATGCGGTGGCACATTTTGGCGGCTCGTGGAACTTCATCATCTCGTTCCTCGTGGTGCTGGTGGTCTACACCTGCGTCAACATCTTCGCGAAGGGCCATATCTGGGACCCCTATCCGTTTATCCTGCTGAATCTGTTTCTGTCGATGCTGGCGGCGATTCAGGCTCCGGTGATCATGATGAGCCAGAACCGGCAGGACACGAAGGACCGCTTGCGCAGCGAGCTGGACTTCGACGTGAACCGCCGGGCCGAGGCTGAGATTCAGGCGCTGAGCGCGAAGCTGAACCTGATTGTGGACAAGATCGGCGATGTGGAGGATATGTTGCGGCCCCAAGCCCCCCTCCCCCCGGGTTAGTTTTGTGCAAAATATTCATTCTATTTGACTTAGATCGATAGATTGAAGCTAAAATATTGATTTGATGTAAGTTACGTATCAAAATATTGATTTATAAAGAGTTAGCCCCGGTCCTTTTGGACCGGGGCTTTTTTGTTTGCTGATTTAAGTGTATCGAAATGAGGGAAATTAATCGGCAGATTTTTGTGGGTTTATTTGCTTTGGAATGAGGGAGTTGTGATTTTGGGGGGCTTGACAAGGTTTTCGCTCAAGCTGGCTGGGGGTCGTTTCGCCTTTCGGCTTCACTCCGGCCTTCGGCAGAGCGGTGCCGCTTCGCGGCGGCTGGATGGAGAGGGCCAAGCCTAAAGGCTTGGCGTACCTAGAGGCGGTTCGTGTTGCTGGCGGATGGCTCGCAAACGTGTGTCGGGACGGAAGAGGCATCGAGGCTTTGTCACGAGCGTCCGGGATAGAGACGTTGAAGCGCCTCGGTGGCCAGCTTGCGGGTGAGGTCGGCGGCGGGCATGGTGTGGGCGAGTTTTGCCGCCTGGCCAGCCCAGAGCTGCATGTAATCGAACGAACCGCCCTTCTCGGACGCAGCGCGCAGGGGTGCGACCAGCGTAGCGGCGTAGGGAAAAGGAAGCGCGGCATCGGACATGGGTCCAGCCTCGGCGAGGTAATGATTGAGGATGCCCCTGGCGGGACGTCCGCTGAATAGGTTTGTGATGACGGTGCCGGTGTCGGCCGCCTGTTGGAGCGCGTGGCGGTAGAGCGGAGAGATCTTTGCTTCGGGGCAGAAGAGATAGGCCGTGCCGATCTGCACGCCGGAGGCTCCAAGCGCGAGAGCGGCCACGATACCGCGCGCATCGGCGATACCTCCGGCCGCAATGACAGGGATAGAAACCGCGTCGACAACCTGAGGCAACAGGGCGAAGAGACCTACCTGTGTGGCGACGCTGGTTTCGAGAAACATGGCGCGGTGGCCGCCGGCCTCGAAGCCTTGCACGATGACGGCATCGCATCCGTGCTGCTCGAGCCAGAGGGCTTCTTTGACGCTGGTGGCAGACGCCAGGATTTTGATTCCGCGCTTCCTGAGCCGCTCCATCAGGCCGGAGGAGGGAAGTCCGAAGTGGAAACTGACGACCGTGGGGGCAATCTCTTCGACGACGGCGCACGTCTCGTCGTCGAACGGCAGGCGGAGGCGGCTTTCGGGTACGGCGTCGATGTCGAGCCCGAGGCGCTGGTAGTGCGATCGCAGGAAATTCTTCCATCGCTCGTGCGCGGAGGAATCGGGAGATTCCATGGTGTGGCAGAAGAAGTTGAGATTGAAGGGACGCTGCGTGTCGTGCCGGAGGGCGAGAGCCGCTTTGCGAATTTCATCGGCAGGGAGCAGCGCGCAGGCTAAGGACCCGAGTGCTCCGGTGGAGGATACGCTGCGTGCGAGCGCGATGGAATCGGCTGCGGCCATCGGCGCCTGAATGATGGGAATGTCGAGCTGCAGCAGATCCAGCAGACGTCGATTCGGCCACGCTTGCATAGGAGCATTATCGGGCATTCGTGGGTGGCTTCAGAAAGCGCGGAAACCAAAGTGACTGGTTGAAGAAACTATGGATTCGGCGAGGAGAGCAGGAGAAGACGCTACAATCGAGCGCAACGCTGGAGGACGATGGGCACGCGTTTCTGGTTTCGCTGGAAGACTGATGTTTTTGCCGTCATGCTTTGGTCCGCGCTGGGAGGGGTTGGGATAGCCCACGCGGCGGTGACGCATGAGGCATGCTGGGCGCTGCGGGGGCTGCGTCTGCAGGACACAACGATTGAGATGGCGGGCGTGGTGGATGAAGGCAGCTTTGCACCGCGCGCAATCCACAATCTGCCTGCGTTTTGCCGCGTGGTGGCGGTGGCGAAGCCTGCGGTGCGCTTTGAAGTGTGGCTGCCGTTCGAGAAGTGGACCGGGCGGTTTGAAGTTGTGGGCAATGGCGGCATG is a genomic window containing:
- a CDS encoding DUF1003 domain-containing protein, whose protein sequence is MPCDPEELKHVPLFELLDQEELAVLAAQVEIRRFAARQRIFRIGEAGNRAYILMSGKVRVTTVDEDQQEVLIEEPAHGGFFGFASMLDETPHQSNAMAMEETVCVELDRHDIAELLKRKPMAGLDMLTMLGRQFHASQRLIQLRASRNPNQVIEDETTFGDHIADAVAHFGGSWNFIISFLVVLVVYTCVNIFAKGHIWDPYPFILLNLFLSMLAAIQAPVIMMSQNRQDTKDRLRSELDFDVNRRAEAEIQALSAKLNLIVDKIGDVEDMLRPQAPLPPG
- a CDS encoding NAD(P)H-dependent flavin oxidoreductase — its product is MPDNAPMQAWPNRRLLDLLQLDIPIIQAPMAAADSIALARSVSSTGALGSLACALLPADEIRKAALALRHDTQRPFNLNFFCHTMESPDSSAHERWKNFLRSHYQRLGLDIDAVPESRLRLPFDDETCAVVEEIAPTVVSFHFGLPSSGLMERLRKRGIKILASATSVKEALWLEQHGCDAVIVQGFEAGGHRAMFLETSVATQVGLFALLPQVVDAVSIPVIAAGGIADARGIVAALALGASGVQIGTAYLFCPEAKISPLYRHALQQAADTGTVITNLFSGRPARGILNHYLAEAGPMSDAALPFPYAATLVAPLRAASEKGGSFDYMQLWAGQAAKLAHTMPAADLTRKLATEALQRLYPGRS